A region from the Diadema setosum chromosome 17, eeDiaSeto1, whole genome shotgun sequence genome encodes:
- the LOC140240737 gene encoding ankyrin repeat domain-containing protein 45-like — MTVEDENAESSSSAQNVKRSAKRLNIVIQCAVSGDTSRLLEAYANEEDPYHDRVESQINSVDEEGRSPVEIAVSEGHIEMLRLLIEKGSDMNTRNENSGRSPLDMACILGRADALQELLEKGADADIATSRGYTALHHAAAWGRKDALKLLVKHGACLTTKTSHGERARDTALRYKHENCSYYLDWSEARRSLVQILTETKETIEDPQKLQGRLSKDEKMTGLNVCTDKQEWLDATSSPSIEDFRKQEEDLRTSLEAILIKLSEPPPEKPHRR, encoded by the exons ATGACAGTTGAGGACGAAAACGCAGAATCTTCTTCTTCAGCTCAGAATGTGAAACGCTCAGCAAAACGACTGAATATTGTTATCCAATGCGCTGTAAGTGGCGACACGAGCCGGCTGCTCGAGGCTTACGCTAACGAAGAGGACCCCTACCACGACCGGGTGGAGAGTCAGATCAATTCCGTAGACGAGGAGGGCCGTTCTCCCGTCGAGATTGCGGTTTCAGAAGGACACATTGAAATGCTCAGGCTTCTTATAGAAAAGGGATCGGATATGAACACAAGAAATGAGAATTCAGGGAGATCTCCGCTGGATATGGCATGTATTCTGGGCCGAGCAGATGCTCTTCAGGAACTTCTGGAAAAAGGAGCTGATGCCGATATTGCAACCAGTCGAG GTTACACTGCCCTCCATCATGCTGCAGCATGGGGTCGGAAAGATGCCCTCAAGCTTCTCGTCAAACACGGAGCGTGTCTGACAACCAAGACTAGTCATGGGGAGCGAGCACGGGATACGGCGTTAAGATACAAGCATGAAAATTGCTCATATTACCTAGACTGGTCTG AAGCAAGAAGGAGTCTTGTTCAAATACTGACAGAAACAAAGGAGACGATTGAAGATCCTCAGAAACTTCAGGGACGACTCTCAAAGGATGAAAAG ATGACAGGCCTTAATGTGTGCACTGACAAACAAGAATGGCTGGATGCCACCAGCAGCCCATCAATTGAGGACTTCCGGAAGCAGGAGGAGGACTTGAGGACCAGCCTTGAGGCCATCCTCATCAAGCTGTCAGAGCCTC